In Elusimicrobiales bacterium, a genomic segment contains:
- a CDS encoding integrase core domain-containing protein has product MQFLYIIHIDWCVKLCWISRAKHWLMALNMAANQQFPDGIRGHGVNLMSDNGSQPTSAGFMEACAAMGVKQAFTGYNNPKGNADTERMFRTLKEELIWLKEWQSPQELAKEPESWIEGYNGSYLHSALGYRPPNAAEASYYAGQKKRTYGPPI; this is encoded by the coding sequence GTGCAATTTCTCTATATTATCCACATAGACTGGTGCGTGAAGCTTTGCTGGATAAGCCGCGCAAAGCACTGGCTGATGGCGCTGAACATGGCTGCAAACCAGCAGTTCCCTGACGGCATACGGGGACACGGCGTAAACCTGATGAGCGATAACGGGAGCCAGCCGACCTCGGCGGGATTTATGGAAGCGTGCGCGGCAATGGGCGTGAAGCAGGCGTTCACGGGCTATAACAACCCGAAAGGTAACGCGGACACGGAACGGATGTTCAGGACACTGAAAGAAGAGCTTATCTGGCTGAAAGAATGGCAGAGTCCGCAAGAGCTGGCGAAGGAACCGGAAAGCTGGATAGAAGGATACAACGGCAGTTACCTGCATTCGGCGCTTGGCTACAGGCCGCCGAATGCGGCAGAAGCATCATATTACGCAGGCCAGAAAAAACGCACCTACGGTCCCCCTATTTAA
- a CDS encoding clostripain-related cysteine peptidase has product MMRKNSVFFALAFAAFVCAAPRCASASTVLSELKGLGGDIAEPPMPQDPKPDNDLQPGRESEWTVMVYINGKTDPRGEVDQAIKSMEQAGSTKDVKIVVEASRNDWNDNGRIWSGSKRLFIANPEDNLRTVTLQSKERSDKDDWRNIAKFAVYAKKNFPARHYMVVLWDRAALKPLQKSSAGARDGDAEDAESSGAEIGGGGDNTVVEMGEVMQRISRTLRKKIDIFALDAGNMADASVNAQIYNNTEYIVSAQGDCFNLRYEKFLGALRKSPFMQGDDVAKSAVFSYRDYYSVASKKPTTLSAVKSEKMRELAQSLRSLSEKGRRQGDVSAMKKLRPLEFEFKDESGQTNTDFKDLGDFAKLGSGAKSGVKDAPLRQALKNIRRALSGQSLVIANGPTGKYRGKATGISVYLPKKDYKNEFDATALAKDSDWDKFAKKLAGKDGQGDSAQPAGGGDASGGENQGGQGQPPQDGGTESQE; this is encoded by the coding sequence ATGATGCGGAAAAATAGCGTCTTTTTCGCGCTGGCTTTTGCGGCTTTTGTGTGCGCCGCGCCGCGCTGCGCGTCCGCGTCAACCGTGTTATCCGAGCTTAAGGGCCTGGGCGGGGACATCGCCGAGCCGCCCATGCCGCAGGACCCCAAACCCGACAACGATTTGCAGCCCGGCCGGGAAAGCGAATGGACGGTGATGGTCTATATCAACGGCAAAACCGACCCCCGGGGCGAGGTTGACCAGGCCATAAAAAGCATGGAGCAGGCCGGCTCCACCAAGGACGTCAAGATAGTCGTGGAGGCCTCCCGCAACGACTGGAACGACAACGGCAGGATCTGGTCCGGCAGCAAGCGGCTTTTCATCGCAAATCCCGAAGACAATCTGCGCACGGTGACGCTCCAGAGCAAGGAGCGCTCCGACAAAGACGACTGGCGCAATATAGCCAAATTCGCGGTCTATGCGAAGAAAAATTTCCCTGCCCGGCATTACATGGTGGTCCTCTGGGACAGGGCCGCGCTGAAACCGCTGCAGAAAAGCTCCGCCGGCGCCCGCGACGGCGACGCGGAGGATGCCGAATCCTCCGGCGCGGAAATAGGCGGCGGGGGGGACAACACGGTGGTGGAGATGGGCGAGGTCATGCAGCGCATTTCGCGCACGCTGCGCAAGAAGATAGACATATTCGCGCTGGACGCCGGCAACATGGCCGACGCCTCCGTGAACGCGCAGATATACAATAACACCGAGTATATCGTTTCCGCGCAGGGAGACTGCTTCAATCTCCGCTACGAAAAATTTCTGGGCGCGCTGCGCAAGTCGCCTTTCATGCAGGGCGATGATGTGGCCAAGTCGGCAGTGTTCTCATACCGGGACTATTACAGCGTGGCCAGCAAAAAGCCCACCACCCTTTCCGCCGTCAAGTCGGAGAAAATGCGCGAGCTGGCGCAGTCGCTGCGCAGCTTGTCGGAAAAGGGGCGCAGGCAGGGCGATGTGTCCGCCATGAAAAAACTGCGCCCGCTGGAGTTTGAATTCAAGGATGAATCCGGCCAGACCAACACAGATTTCAAGGATTTGGGCGATTTCGCCAAACTTGGTTCCGGCGCCAAATCCGGCGTGAAGGACGCTCCCCTGCGCCAGGCGCTCAAAAACATCAGGCGCGCGCTGTCGGGGCAGTCGCTGGTGATAGCCAACGGTCCGACGGGGAAATACAGGGGCAAGGCCACCGGCATTTCCGTCTATCTGCCGAAGAAGGATTACAAGAACGAGTTTGACGCCACCGCTCTGGCCAAGGATTCGGACTGGGACAAGTTCGCAAAGAAACTGGCCGGCAAAGACGGGCAGGGCGATTCCGCGCAGCCCGCCGGCGGGGGCGATGCTTCCGGCGGAGAAAATCAGGGCGGACAGGGCCAGCCGCCGCAGGACGGCGGAACGGAATCCCAGGAATAA